From Nitrospirota bacterium, one genomic window encodes:
- a CDS encoding DUF433 domain-containing protein: MKEDELLKRITFNPSIFGGKPIIRGMRIAVEHILGMMAGGSDMEELLEGYPFLEKEDILACLLYAQRLVAHERIEPELVTD, from the coding sequence ATGAAAGAAGATGAACTCTTGAAAAGGATTACTTTCAATCCTTCAATCTTTGGGGGTAAACCAATTATCCGCGGTATGCGGATAGCTGTGGAGCACATCCTCGGGATGATGGCAGGAGGTTCAGACATGGAGGAACTTTTAGAAGGCTATCCTTTTCTGGAGAAAGAAGATATTCTTGCCTGCCTGCTTTACGCCCAGCGACTTGTCGCACATGAAAGAATAGAGCCCGAGCTTGTTACTGACTGA